In the Salvia miltiorrhiza cultivar Shanhuang (shh) chromosome 8, IMPLAD_Smil_shh, whole genome shotgun sequence genome, TGCTTTGAGTAAATCCTATTTCAGATTGATTCCATTTGCATCTTACTCCATTTTGTTGCTTTGAGTAAATCCTATTTCAGATTGATTCCATTTGCATCTTCCTCCAGTTGATTCCATTTCTATAGCGATTTCTTATTTTTCCCCTATTATCAGGAGTATGTGGCAGAAGACCGTGAAGCTAACAAGGATGTGTCCGAACTTGATCCCAGCCATGTGACCGAGCTAAGATGCTAGGCCTCTATTGAGGTTAGTACAAATTCACTTGCATTTTTCATGAGCATCAGCATCATGTAACTTCTTTTTACTGAATGCTTGCTCAAGGTGTTACAAATGCCAAGTCTGTTATTTATCAATTCAGTATGTATAGTTGGTTAGTGTTTTCTGTTAAAATTCAGTACCAAACTAATAACTTGAATCACCCAATACAGATAAGTATTCAATTGATTTTATAACACCACTCAAGTGGAAGGTTCATTTGATTTTCATTTGCAGAGAAGGCATGCAGTTAAGGAGAGTGATTGCAAGACGTTTCTCACTTAAGGTATCAATTTCCTTTGGTGTATACTTATTGATCTTACATCTCTGCGTTATATAATAGAGCACTTATGCTGCATCTGATTTTGTCTTGCGGTCATCCAGAAAATAGAAGCAGCCTAACAATTGCTTCTCTACTCCCATTAGTTTCACATAAGCTCTATGTTGTAAGCTCGTCGTGGTTTGAATTTAGTCTAAAGCACTATCTTTGGTTGATGGCATCTCTACTAGCAATTGCTTCTTACTCAAACTTGATTTCTGGTTTTTGAAATCGCATCAGTTTCTCGTCTCTTTAGGGTGAGCCCAGCTTCCATCTATATGGATTTATTATGTGTATAAGTGCAACTGCAGCGAGAGCCTTCAAGTGGGGCTCTTCTTTCCAGTGAAGGATAAGTAACTAATCATAATATCTGCTAAATATTTTCTTGACTAttgtttttgcttttcttgtatGACTTCTacctaaaaaaaatcttttgGCAGTAAAGTCTATACCGGTTGAAGCAATATATAGTCTAGTTGATTATcttaatagaaataatatttgttGTATCCTTACTTTGATAATTGTTGCTCTATGTTTGAGTTCATCTTCTCTTTCTCAAAGCATAGCTGACTACCAGCTTTTAATAAGCTCACTCGTCATTGCAGGGAAAAGCTTAACTCCATGAATTTGATGCTTTATATGCCACCGATTGCTGTTGTAGTTTGGCTGTGTTTGTAATGGAACCTGATATATTTAACTTAGTTGTCGCACTTGGAAAGGAACATAAATTCATGTGGATTCTTCTTTTCGTTAATTCAACAGTGGATTATGAAGCGAACTTGTGCAATTTCCTGGTGACTAAGCATACAAGTGCTCTAACACTCCAGGTTCGTCTCCCTCGACCAAATTGTGTGTAGGGTAGATAGTATGTAATATGTTTATCTCAGGGGCATTTACTTTTTAGTATTAAGAATATAGTATATGATTGTGTATTTGAAAGATAATACGAGTGATGTGATAACATTAGAccagtttaataaaaattgccAACTTATATGGAACTCACATCACTCTGTCATATTTGCTTATTCCTACTGAGTTCTTGCATCAATTTTGGGTACTTTTAGTGCTTAGTAATATTTCCTAAAAAATGTGAAATGGAGAAGTTTTTAGTGCTTAGTAACTTGATAGGTTTTGTCCATTTTATCAATCACTTTGATATGCTTTTTAAGTGTTTATCATGATGCTCTATATTGTGATTCTTGGTTGGCTCTTTGTATGATTTTGTGGCAGGTTTGTGGTGGATTAAATGAGTCGTATGTTGAGCTGAagaggcttgtgaattcacaagaaaagttgTACCATATTGCTAGCTAGttgcatatttaatatgtttagtatttttgtaaggataatagtatagatagaacagttgttgaattttgactatattcaaatcttgtatgaattcttttttatgataataatataaaattaaatattttggatgatatataatattattattgttggttttatcatttatactgttatgtataaattaatagataacggaGAAATAGAAATCTAATTACGGTCAAAaacgttatacataacggattaccaaacgttattaatatcaaaaaaccgttatgtataggtgtgtacataacagtgaatattaaactttcatgacggtttgaaacgttatgtataatactatagataacggatataatccgttacttatatataaacaatcgttatgtataatagaatagataagataacggatataatccgttatgtataatagaatagataacgcttaaatctccgttatgtatgaaatcCACATACATTACACCACTATATATTACGGATGTTttcgcacatagataacggataaaatccgttatctatgagcgaatCTGGCGTAGTGGTTCATGCTTTTTAGGCTGTGTTTACTTTGgtggataaatttatctatgtaaaatgatggataacaaaaatttatgcatttaaattctcatttcttttccaatattttacacaaaagagaagttcacaatttttccttttttattttcacttcaaggatggataaaaCATCAAAGTAAACGAACCCTTaggagaaaacaaaagtttgagtcattttatggaaaaacaatgaaaattcgagacataaaacactattaacccaaaAATATTCACATATACATACTTAATTAAGAATTTcaattttactaattaattttgtaaTGGTGTAGtatcttatttttatataataatggAGCCCTTGTCCACATTTAAATTGTTTAGTTGCCAATTTATTTCATATTATATATTGTATACACATGTAGCATTTCTAAGGGTTTAAGAATGTCCAATATTAAAAgagtatatattttctttatatataatcTTAAATTTTAGTATCGTCGCCTATTAATCATCTACAAATATTGCTTCAGTCTAAAGCTTTGGCTTTTATCATTAGATCTACATATGGGTGATTTTTGATGGATCTTGACACAAGTCATTCCCTTAACATTTAACTTGGCTTACTACTCTCTTCGTTTCTTAATGatatatatcattttttatgGCACAATGTGAGGGTGATATATATGAGTAGATAGTAAATGAGATAATCTAAAAGTGGAAAATATATGAATGTTTTTGTCGGACGTATCAAGATGCCAAACTGCGATTATTTTAAGGTacatgtatttaaaaaaaaaaaaaaaaacgtttatTTGGTTTTGCATATGCAGAATATGGTATGTCCAATTCAATTTCAACACAAGGGGATGTATATAGTTTCGGGATTGTTCTGTTGGAGATGTTCGTGAACAAAAAACCAACTGATGATTTATTTCAAGATGGTTCCAATCTCCATGGTTTTGTTGCTGCATCCTTGCCTGATCGAGTCATGGAAATTGTCGATCCATCACTACTTCGAGCAGGATTTGAGATCACGAATGAGCAGATGAACTACGTGGCTTCTATTTTAACCGTTGGATTGTCGTGTTCGAAGGAAATGCCTATAGATAGGATGTCAATTGTAGATGTTGTTAACGAATTGTCTATGATATACAAGTTGTTATCTAGACGAAGAAGATAGCTAGACACAGAGCCAAGCCTCGGGTTCGACTAGGCAATTAATTTGATCAATTTTTTGTAGTTACTTATATTTAAGTtgtattttaaagtttttacaatttttaaaatataaaattgtaatttgGCTCGTAGCTACGTCTCTAAAGataattttgagattttatacactagaatttaaaaataggcgcatgaattatatttttgtaagAAATTCCTCCACTCTTCCTTCTCTCTCCTTCATCTCTCCATGTCTGTAGGAGTCATCAACAGTAAACAATTTGTAAGCCATAAAATTAAGTTCCATCGGCTTTTGTAAACAATTGTCCTACTATAAATGGTCTCCTTTCGTAAATCGAAAAAAATTAACTCTTAAAAAAGTATAGACCTACCATTTTTAACTAATTTACACATTTTTAATGATTGAAAACATATATTTCATAGTAATAAATAAAGACAAAATAGAACAATTGtatacaaataatatttttttaaagcacattaaatgcatttttttatatattgatttaaCCTCTCATCTTTGTTGTAACAAATTATGGCGCAGCCCAAATTATATTGGGCCGAATTCTTATCGAAATATATTTTCTCTTGCACTCTACTTcctaattagaaaaaaaaattcaaaaaaaaattactattctCTATCCTTGTAGTtccaatgttttttttttttgtataaattaaaattgaaaatgttttttttttctttgttgaattattttcttcaatttcttgagtTGAGGGACGAGTGGTTGAGATTCGCATACAAACTGTTCATtcttacaaatttatattagaattaatactaattttcatctttgaaattttatgtaTAGGGTTAAAGAGTTTTAAAGTGAACCAATGTAATTTGCTACACTCTAGTTcattaaattatcataattataaattgggtaaatatcatgaaaacccctgaactatatccactttatcaaaaataccctgaaacttttgaaatgttctctaaaccctcaaactatcaggtttttatcaaatatatcccgtatctatttttcggttaccagaaacgtgatgtgtCTCGCcgaatgccacaatgtaatttacaatctattttttttaaaatgacatggaaaaaacaatttcgtttcgtaccatattctatcgtgtttatccataattctaggttattagagtgaatttcaaacacgataggagtaaaatttaaatttcatagtggatttttttaaataatatggtacgaaacgatgttgtttttgccattgcattttaaaaaaatagaatataaattacattgtggcatccggcgagtcacatcacgtttttggtggctgaaaaataaatgcgggatatatttgataaatacctgatagtttgagggtttagagaacattttgaaagtttcagggtatttttgataaaacggatATATtttaggggttttcatgatatttacccttataaATTAGGTATattaaaaagcataaaaataaatataaataaaaatcttaaaaatgaaataaaatcaaaatagaaaagaaaccaaaactaataataataaaaaaaaaatgaatgtgaGTTGagagaaaatatagaaaatgaaaaaacaacaattcctttaattaattaaagaatcTTTGAATGATTATAACttcttcaattaaaattatatataactataatttttatatcaaattaaaaatatacaaacataaatttatttatgtattttatactcCTAAAGATATTTATCATGATCTTAAACCGTGCCCCTAATTTAAAGTAACTTTGAAAATGGGTCTTGAAATGTTACTATTACCTAAAAGTAACTTTGGGCCAACTTATTATTGAAGATCATAACATTTTGAAGCCCAAAGGTTATTATTGAAGCCCAAAATGCTGTAGGGAAGCCTTTAGCACATTATAACTTATAAGAAATCGGCAGtgaatcactacaaaaaaatcagCATAAAATTTGCAGTAAAATCGCAATCATCCCTTTCTTCAGATCCAATCTCACCATCGATTAAGGATGATGAGCAGAAGAGCTGCTGTTTCTGCAATCGATCTCATTCATGGAAGAGGATTTCTCAATGGATGCTCGCAGAAATCGGGTATTCTCTCTCCTgtattctctctcttctcttccaaGGCTTTTCAACCTAAGCAGCCCAGAATCGATTTCAATTGTGTTAAAAAGCTTGACGATGCTATTGAATTGTTTCGAAAAATGAAGAGTATGCGGCGGGAGCCTTCTGTTCGAATGTACAACAATCTTTTGAGTGTTACTGCAAAGATTGAGCAGTATTCTTTTGCCCTTTATATGTTTGGTGAAATGCTTAGGATGGGTGTCCAGGTTAATGATTACACAATGAATATTTCTGTTAACTGTTGTTGTCTCTTGAAAGATATATACTCTGGTTTTTCTATAACGGGATTCTTTTTCAAGATTGGTTACGAACCAGATGCCGCGACTATCGCCGCTCTCATTAATGGGTTTTTCTTAGTTGGTAAGGAGGCTGAAGCCGTGAATTTGTTTGTAAAGGTTCTGGATTTAAAACTTTGTGAACCTGATGCTGTTATGATTCTGCACGTGATAGATGGATTGTGCAAAGCTGGACTGGTCATTGCAGCCCATGATTGGCTTCATAGATTAGAAAGTAGTGGGTGGAGTCCCAACGTTAAGGCTTATAATGCACTAATTGATGGATTCTGTAAGGAAGGAAGGATGAAAGAGGCTGGGAATTTATTGGAAAGTATGGCGCAACAAAAAGTTTCGCCCGATGTCGTCACTTTCAGCACATTGATTGATGCTTATTGTAAAGAAGGAAAGATGGAAGCGGCTGAGAGAATGTTGGAAATTATGACGCAAGAAAATGTTTATCCTAATGTCGTCACTTTCAGCACATTGATTCATGCATATTGTAAAGAAGGAAAGATGGAAGCGGCCGAGAAGATGTTGGAAACTATGATGCAACATAATATTTGTCCCGACGTGTATACTTATACTATATTATTGGATGGGCTATCCAAGCGTGGGATGGGTGATGATGCTCGGCTTTTGCTATCCGAGATGGTGGAGAAGGGCGTCTCGCCTAATGTTGTCACGTGCAACGTATTGATAGATGGATATTGCTCGCAGGGCGAGATGGTTAGAGCCAGAGACCTCTTCAATTCAATGGCAAAGACGGGAATCAAGCACGATATATTCACCTATAATATCTTGATTAAGGGATACTGCAAGGTGGGAAACCTTGATGAAGCATGGCGTTTCTTTGATGAAATCTCACATGTAGGACTCACGCACTCCACCGTGTCGTACAGCACGATGATGCACGGGCTAATACGCCTAAGTAGTTTTTTAGACGGGTGGAAGCTTTTCGAGTATATGGAAGCTCAGAAGCTGCATCCGGACCTCTACACCTACACCATCTTGTTAGATGGCTTCTGTAGGATCAGTCGGATTAATGAGGCGTTTGCATTTTTGAGGGTTATGGAGGCTAAAGGGGTGAATCCTAATATTGTAACGTACGGTGTTATGATCAACGGCTTGTGCAAGGGCGGCAGACTTGATGATGCTATGAGGCTCTTCAACCATCTCTGTTCCAAGGGCTTAAATCCAGATGTGGTAATCTACAACATGATGCTCAATTCCCTCTACTGTGAAGGGCGTGAAGGGGAGGCGAAGAGGTTGATGGAGGAGATGGAGAAGAGTGGCTGCGCGCCTGATGGCATGACCTTCAACATTATAGTGTGGAATCTTCTGAAGAGCAATAAGATGTGTGAGGCGATTCCTTTCTTGGAGGAGATGTGCAGGAGAGGATTCAAGGTTTTTTCGGAGACCATATCTGTTTTGCTGCAGGAACTAGGAATAGGAGAAGGAAAAGATGAGAAATTGCAAGAGGTTGTTAGGAAAGTTTGTGCTCAAAATTGACAAGTAAATGCTATGTCTTTGCTGAGCTTCATGGATGGCCAATTCTCAAGGTTAGTTACAAACATACGTTAATGAATATATCCATCCTCAGCAGCACTCATTgtggaaaatatattttaaatatttgacTGAGTTAATatggttttttattttttgaaataatgatCAAAATACACTAATATTTATGTAGCTATATATGCACAAATTTTGTAGatttggaaaaataaataaaaattgataatagTTATTGAATTACgcccaattaataaataaataaataatcttcTCTATAGTAGTGAAAGAGTGGGGCATCAAAAAAATAAAGACGAAGTGCCAACTTTCCAACGCCCCTTTGCCTCTTACATTAAAAACTCGTTCCGTCCCTTACTAGCACTATTTTTCGTGGATAGAGGAAGAATTACTCATCAATTTCCGCCTTCTCATTCCACAacgatatttattttttaatatccaaaaaaaaaaaatgaagaaattccTCCACTCTTCCTTCTCTCTCCTTCATCTCTACATGTCTCCATGTCTGTAGGAGTCATCAGCAGTAAACAATTTGTAAGCCATAAAATTAAGTTCCATCGGCTTTTGCAAACACAATATATAGTTGtgttctaaatttttaatcattttagGCTGGACTAGTTTTGAGTTGAGCttgatataataatatataaatataaaaataaaaattagagcTTGCACACGGAAGCTTGGGGCGGccatttatactccctccgtcccattacaaatgtctcattttccaGTACAAATCCGCCCATGCaacaatacattacaaatacaAAAGTAAATCTTAGATAAATCGAAGGTGGAAAACTTTATTCTTAATTAGTGTgcatttactttggttttaaaattttcattggaaaatgatggataagaaaatattagaaaatattatattttcttctttttctattaTATGTTCACTATAGAGATGAAGATATTGtataatatattgaaaaatattttcacactacTACTCAGAGAttatattatccaacattggagagaaaatgagtgaaatgTAGTTAACTTTTAGATGTCCCAATATATAGTTcactttttaaattaaattagcattaaatattttcttttactaaaataaccttatttaaatatagtcaGACATAGAATAAATATGggcaaaattaattaattgcgCATGCATATAGTTTGTATTTTCCAGacattatttatatattgcattttcttaatatatgtgaaaaaataaaatgaactatgaaggtgggacggagggagcaacTACGTAGACTCGAGGGACTTTCCCTATATATAGTCATTATCCAATCAATAAATAGAAAACTACTTGATAACAATTAGTTAGTTATCATTCAAAACTAGGTTCACTAGCTCTTAATAGATGTAGAAATTAATTTGGACTATTCCATCTTCTAGCCCACACATAGTATATACTTTAGATTAAATACCCTACCCCAAAAGTCAATAATGAACTCATCCATTGTAACAAATATTTTAATGTTCCTAGCTTGGAAAACATCTTCATTTACTCAATAAATACCCACAAATCCTTGCCTTTATCTCCATACCAACACAACATTTTCTCTCTTGTCTCCAAACATGAAACACTCTCTCACTATCTACACCCTTCTCGCTCTCCTTCTGGCCACCGGAAAATTCGTTTCCGGCCAAAACTGCGGCTGCGCTTCCAACCTCTGCTGCAGCCAATTCGGCTACTGCGGCACAGGCAATGCTTACTGTGGGCCCGGCTGCCAGTCTGGGCCATGCTACCGTCGGCAAAATAAAGTTGGTGATTTAGTGACGGATAATTTCTTCAACGGAATTGCCGATCAGGCGGCGGAGGGCTGCGCCGGAAAGGGATTGTACACACGCGCCGCCTTCCTCCAAGCAACTAGGCAGTTCCCGAAATTCGGCGCCACCGGCTCCGCCGACGACTCTAAGCGGGAGGTTGCAGCGTTCTTCGCGCATGTCACGCATGAGAGTGGACGTAAgtgtatttaaataataataataatataaaaaactcTATTACTTTGTTATTTTGTTATTACTTtgttatagtaataaaaatagtttTTGGTTATTAATTTTCTTAAACATTCTActcatatatttattaaaatatccCCTTGGGTCACCAAATTTGTATAATTTTTACAATATGATTATCTAGAACAGAATAgttgatgatgattgatgaagaTCTTTATGTGAAGATACAATAATGATATGAAACTACTTGTCATacataaaaagaaaacaattcaCACAAAATGATCTTGTTACATATAACATACTTGTGCCACACATGCATGAGAGATCAACCAAGCtaacaattactccctccgtcccacgaatcttgacatgttttcctttatgggccgtcccacgaatcttgacacgtttcctttttgggcaataattattaccctctctttcctactttatcacctttattatattctctctcctactttatcacttttattactttctctctcttactttattaattttatattttattaattatacacacttaaaacactaatctacaactccttaattcccgtgccgaacccaaacgtgtcaagactcgcgagacggagggagtaactattGCGATAATTAACAATTTTGTTACCCATGCAGACTTGTGCGAAGCCTTAAACTTTGATGATGGATTGAAAAATCTTGATATCAAGGCCAGAGATCCCGTTATCTCATACGAGATCGCCTTGAGGTTCTGGATGAATAACGTGCACGCGGCTATCACATCGGGGAAGGGTTTTGGGGCGACGATTAGGGCTATTAACGGCAAGGAATGCGACGGAGGGAATCCAGCGGCCGTGACTGCTCGTGTTAATTACTATAAAAGCTACTGCGGCCAACTTGGAGTTGATCCCGGCTCTAATCTTCGTTGTTAGGAGGGATTGTTGGAAACACAAGTGTGGCCTCTTGCAAGAGCTAATAATTAAGCAAGCCTGCTTGCAAGAGCTAATAATTAGGGTTTGTTGTGTTATAAATAAGGGGAAGTCTCTTGCATGGACTAAGTATATATGAAGTCGATCACTCTCGAAGTGATATGTGAGTGTGTTGTGTGGAGTACTGTTACGCGTCTAAGTTTTCTTTATGTTCATAAATATCGAGTTGTATGCTGtaattatcattatactttatacaaagttaaaCTTTTACGTTTTTAAATTGGAGATTTTATCGACTAATTGgtgttgattattttattttatttttaaaatatattatacatttttttatgttttaattatattcaaccattaTATCCAGGATGGTTGGGACGAAGGGTATTTCACGTGACGTTGTCACTTATAGTTCCATGAATAATGCATACTGTAAAGAAGAGATGATGGAAGATGTTGGGAATATGTTGGAAACTATATATGACGCGACAAAATATTTGTCCCAATATGTCTTCACTTATTCTTCGCTTATTGATGGGTTCTGTTTGAAGGGTGAAATTGAAATAGCGAAACAGTTACTTGATTACATGATAGAATGGGGCCTTAAACCCAATATTGCTAACTGTAACACCTTAATTGTTAAATGGATATTGCAAGAGCTTCTTTTTGTTGAAATTCCCGGTAAAGGCTTGAAGCATAATGCACATACTTAGAGTCAGATGGatttttaggacaataatttAGGTAGATttggaaattaagataaaaaaaatttgggctTGTAAAAATAgccactaattaataagcgttgcAACCGCGGAATATTTCTCAGCCCATTATTGAATTTTGGGGTTTATCCGCAAggaccaagcacatgacatCCTATTTGGAGCCCTAAAAATGACGTTCTTACCACATAAATCAACCCCTCCGTGCGGGTTGTCACGTGCTTGGTTTGTGCGGGTAAGCCCAAAAATTCAATTATGGGTCAAGAAATATTCTTcgggtgcaacacttattaattagcaTCCTGTTTTTACAAGTTTGAAATTTTTTGTCTTAATTTCCAAATCGACTTAAGTTATTATCCTAAAAAAACCGTCCGACTCCACATACTTATAATACCATGATAcataaatttttcagaaaagATAGATTTGTTGAGGG is a window encoding:
- the LOC130999798 gene encoding chitinase 5-like, with the protein product MKHSLTIYTLLALLLATGKFVSGQNCGCASNLCCSQFGYCGTGNAYCGPGCQSGPCYRRQNKVGDLVTDNFFNGIADQAAEGCAGKGLYTRAAFLQATRQFPKFGATGSADDSKREVAAFFAHVTHESGHLCEALNFDDGLKNLDIKARDPVISYEIALRFWMNNVHAAITSGKGFGATIRAINGKECDGGNPAAVTARVNYYKSYCGQLGVDPGSNLRC
- the LOC130999787 gene encoding pentatricopeptide repeat-containing protein At1g62720-like; amino-acid sequence: MMSRRAAVSAIDLIHGRGFLNGCSQKSGILSPVFSLFSSKAFQPKQPRIDFNCVKKLDDAIELFRKMKSMRREPSVRMYNNLLSVTAKIEQYSFALYMFGEMLRMGVQVNDYTMNISVNCCCLLKDIYSGFSITGFFFKIGYEPDAATIAALINGFFLVDGLCKAGLVIAAHDWLHRLESSGWSPNVKAYNALIDGFCKEGRMKEAGNLLESMAQQKVSPDVVTFSTLIDAYCKEGKMEAAERMLEIMTQENVYPNVVTFSTLIHAYCKEGKMEAAEKMLETMMQHNICPDVYTYTILLDGLSKRGMGDDARLLLSEMVEKGVSPNVVTCNVLIDGYCSQGEMVRARDLFNSMAKTGIKHDIFTYNILIKGYCKVGNLDEAWRFFDEISHVGLTHSTVSYSTMMHGLIRLSSFLDGWKLFEYMEAQKLHPDLYTYTILLDGFCRISRINEAFAFLRVMEAKGVNPNIVTYGVMINGLCKGGRLDDAMRLFNHLCSKGLNPDVVIYNMMLNSLYCEGREGEAKRLMEEMEKSGCAPDGMTFNIIVWNLLKSNKMCEAIPFLEEMCRRGFKVFSETISVLLQELGIGEGKDEKLQEVVRKVCAQN